One genomic region from Nocardia vinacea encodes:
- the ppgK gene encoding polyphosphate--glucose phosphotransferase: MTDTTASVTEKPSQARPHCWGFGIDVGGSGVKGGVVDLGTGQLIGDRFKLPTPRPATPEALADTIHEVVKHFQWDAPLGVTYPGVVSGGVARTAAHLDKSWIGVNAQEVISAELGGQPVTLLNDADAAGLAEVQFGAGKDKDGVIVLLTFGTGIGSAVIHNGVLLPNTEFGHIEVGGMEAERRGAASVKERHAWSYKRWAPEVTKVLVAIENAISPDLFIAGGGVSRKGDKWIPLLKNRTPVVAAALQNTAGIVGAAVAARADPTRATSPLGGSGRLRWV; this comes from the coding sequence ATGACCGATACCACCGCTTCGGTCACCGAAAAGCCGAGCCAGGCCAGGCCGCATTGCTGGGGCTTCGGCATCGACGTGGGCGGTAGCGGCGTGAAGGGCGGCGTCGTCGATCTCGGCACCGGGCAGCTGATCGGCGACCGCTTCAAACTCCCGACCCCGCGGCCGGCCACTCCGGAGGCTCTCGCCGACACGATCCACGAGGTGGTGAAGCATTTCCAGTGGGACGCGCCGCTTGGCGTCACCTATCCGGGTGTGGTCAGCGGCGGCGTCGCCCGTACCGCCGCGCACCTCGACAAGTCGTGGATCGGAGTGAACGCCCAAGAGGTGATCAGCGCCGAACTCGGCGGACAGCCGGTGACCCTGCTCAATGACGCCGACGCGGCGGGATTGGCCGAAGTCCAGTTCGGTGCCGGCAAGGACAAGGACGGCGTCATTGTGCTGCTGACGTTCGGCACCGGCATCGGTTCGGCGGTAATCCACAACGGGGTGCTGTTGCCCAACACTGAATTCGGTCACATCGAGGTCGGCGGAATGGAGGCCGAGCGTCGGGGCGCCGCGTCGGTCAAGGAAAGGCACGCCTGGAGCTACAAACGGTGGGCCCCGGAGGTGACGAAGGTGCTGGTCGCCATCGAAAACGCGATCTCGCCCGACCTGTTCATCGCCGGTGGCGGGGTCAGCCGCAAGGGCGACAAATGGATTCCGTTGCTGAAGAACCGCACGCCGGTGGTGGCCGCCGCGTTGCAGAACACTGCGGGGATCGTCGGGGCAGCAGTGGCTGCGCGTGCCGATCCAACGCGCGCAACGAGCCCGCTCGGCGGCAGCGGTCGTCTTCGCTGGGTTTGA